Proteins encoded together in one Triticum dicoccoides isolate Atlit2015 ecotype Zavitan chromosome 7B, WEW_v2.0, whole genome shotgun sequence window:
- the LOC119341940 gene encoding 60 kDa jasmonate-induced protein-like isoform X2: MAAATGYDGPNDEQLHAYADLRLPPCGIVEAGGTYCSQSMVFARICHDDQVTPQPCDSQGNLVLTGPGRAISADGPVGFSIYLHDNSQDISLEEIWNLSVHLHLETPTLDRPLLETANTPYGPVEVIYAILSQGVECEVAVRLTHRNVKDPISLFGRIVARSELFDIGCVLFYNEDVKGICARSGELIPLARHQLAVPLYKVLAIEIDLHSDCGDEIMRGTLEFHPLPECDQTARLISKSGTQIEVKIFISQYFR, translated from the exons ATGGCAGCGGCAACTGGCTATGACGGCCCGAATGATGAGCAGTTGCATGCGTATGCCGACCTAAG GCTGCCGCCTTGTGGCATAGTTGAAGCCGGTGGCACCTATTGCTCTCAGTCTATGGTCTTCGCAAGGATCTGCCATGACGACCAGGTCACCCCACAACCTTGTGATTCGCAG GGCAACCTTGTGCTAACTGGTCCAGGAAGAGCCATCTCAGCAGATGGACCTGTCGGGTTCAGCATTTATCTCCATGACAATAGCCAAGATATCTCTCTTGAAGAAATCTGGAACTTGAGCGTGCATTTACACCTGGAGACCCCAACATTGGACAGGCCCCTATTAGAAACTGCCAATACTCCTTATGGTCCTGTGGAGGTGATCTACGCCATCCTGAGCCAGGGAGTTGAATGCGAAGTTGCTGTGAGGCTTACTCATCGCAATGTAAAAGATCCTATCAGCCTTTTTGGGAGAATTGTCGCTCGCAGCGAGCTGTTTGATATTGGCTGCGTGCTTTTCTACAACGAAGATGTGAAGGGCATATGTGCACGATCAGGAGAGCTGATTCCCTTGGCTAGACATCAGCTTGCGGTGCCATTGTACAAGGTACTGGCAATTGAAATAGATCTGCACTCTGATTGTGGTGACGAGATTATGAGAGGCACACTAGAGTTTCATCCCTTGCCCGAATGCGATCAAACGGCGCGTCTTATCAGCAAGAGTGGTACTCAAATCGAAGTGAAGATCTTCATTTCACAATACTTTAGGTAG
- the LOC119341940 gene encoding 60 kDa jasmonate-induced protein-like isoform X1 produces the protein MAAATGYDGPNDEQLHAYADLRYADLPFYGSNLMEVFAVRVPDAAASSRGNRLPPCGIVEAGGTYCSQSMVFARICHDDQVTPQPCDSQGNLVLTGPGRAISADGPVGFSIYLHDNSQDISLEEIWNLSVHLHLETPTLDRPLLETANTPYGPVEVIYAILSQGVECEVAVRLTHRNVKDPISLFGRIVARSELFDIGCVLFYNEDVKGICARSGELIPLARHQLAVPLYKVLAIEIDLHSDCGDEIMRGTLEFHPLPECDQTARLISKSGTQIEVKIFISQYFR, from the exons ATGGCAGCGGCAACTGGCTATGACGGCCCGAATGATGAGCAGTTGCATGCGTATGCCGACCTAAGGTATGCTGACCTACCATTCTACGGGAGCAATCTGATGGAGGTTTTTGCCGTGCGTGTCCCTGATGCAGCCGCCTCCTCCCGAGGAAACAGGCTGCCGCCTTGTGGCATAGTTGAAGCCGGTGGCACCTATTGCTCTCAGTCTATGGTCTTCGCAAGGATCTGCCATGACGACCAGGTCACCCCACAACCTTGTGATTCGCAG GGCAACCTTGTGCTAACTGGTCCAGGAAGAGCCATCTCAGCAGATGGACCTGTCGGGTTCAGCATTTATCTCCATGACAATAGCCAAGATATCTCTCTTGAAGAAATCTGGAACTTGAGCGTGCATTTACACCTGGAGACCCCAACATTGGACAGGCCCCTATTAGAAACTGCCAATACTCCTTATGGTCCTGTGGAGGTGATCTACGCCATCCTGAGCCAGGGAGTTGAATGCGAAGTTGCTGTGAGGCTTACTCATCGCAATGTAAAAGATCCTATCAGCCTTTTTGGGAGAATTGTCGCTCGCAGCGAGCTGTTTGATATTGGCTGCGTGCTTTTCTACAACGAAGATGTGAAGGGCATATGTGCACGATCAGGAGAGCTGATTCCCTTGGCTAGACATCAGCTTGCGGTGCCATTGTACAAGGTACTGGCAATTGAAATAGATCTGCACTCTGATTGTGGTGACGAGATTATGAGAGGCACACTAGAGTTTCATCCCTTGCCCGAATGCGATCAAACGGCGCGTCTTATCAGCAAGAGTGGTACTCAAATCGAAGTGAAGATCTTCATTTCACAATACTTTAGGTAG